The sequence GGGCGCGCGGTCGGCGCGGCGATGGATGCGATCGCGCGGCAGCCGGACGCGTCCGGCACGGTGTCGCGCACGCTGTTCGTCGGGCTCGCGATGATCGAGACGATGGCGATCTACTGCCTCGTCGTCGCGCTGCTGCTGCTGTTCGCGAATCCGTTCGTCAAGTGACGCGGAGGCCGCGATGCGAATCGACTGGTCCACGCTCGCGCTGCAGACGGTCAACGTCGTCGTGCTCGTGTGGCTGTTGTCGCGCTTCCTGTTTCGCCCGGTGAGCGACATCATCGCGAAGCGCCAGGCCGCCGCGCGCAAGCTGATCGACGATGCGTCACGCGAGCGCGATGCCGCCCACGCCGAGCGCGAACGGGCGCGCGCCGAGCGCGCGTCGCTCGCCGCCGCGCGCGACGACGCGCTGAAGGACGCGCTCGCGCAGGCCGCCGCCGAGCGCGAGCGGCTGATCGCCGCCGCGCGCGCCGACGCGCAGGCGCTGCGCGACGCGGCGCGCGCGCAAGCCGATGCCGACGCCGTGCAGCGCGCGAAGGCGCTCGACGCGCGCGCGACGCGCCTCGCGATCGACATCGCCGCGAAGCTGCTCGCGCGGCTGCCGGACAGCGCGCGGGTCGCGGGTTTCGTCGACGGCGTCGCGGCATCGCTCGCGCGATTGCCGGCCGACGTGCGCGCGTCGCTCGCCGACGAGGACGCGCAGGTGCGGCTCGTCGCGCCGCGCGCGCTGACCGCGCAGGAGGCGGCCGCGTGCCGCGCGGCGTTCGCGGCGAGCGTCGGGCGGCCGCTCGAGCCCGACGTGCGTGTCGATCCCGCGCTGATCGCCGGGCTCGAGCTCGAATCGAAATACGCGAACGTGCGCAACAGCCTGCGCCAGGATCTCGCGACCATCGAGGCAGCGTTGCTGAACGAAGATGACGCCGACGCCTGACGCACCCGCCGCCGCCGATGCCGCAACCGGCGCCGGCTGGCTCGCGCGCCGCCGGGGCGCACTCGCGCGCGTCGCGCTCGCGCCCATCGCGCAGGCGATCGGGCGGGTCGAGCGCGTCGCGGACGGGATCGCGTTCGTGTCCGGTCTCGAAGACACGATGCTCAACGAAGTGCTGCGTTTCGAAGGCGGCGTGACCGGCTTCGCGCATACGCTCGACGAGGATCTGATCAGCGTCGTGCTGCTCGATCCGGACGCGGGCGTTCGCGCGCAGACGGCGGTCGCGCGCACGGGCGCGGTGCTCGAAGTGCCGGCCGGGCCGCAACTGCTCGGGCGCGTGGTCGATCCGCTCGGCCGCCCGCTCGACGGCGGCGCACCGCTCGATGCGGCGCACACGCTGCCGATCGAGCGCGCCGCGCCGGCGATCATCGAGCGCGATCTCGTCAGCGAGCCGCTCGACACCGGCGTGCTGATCGTCGACGCGCTCTTCACGATCGGGCGCGGCCAGCGCGAGCTGATCATCGGCGATCGCGCGACCGGCAAGACCTCGCTCGCGATCGACGCGATCGTCAACCAGCGGCATTCGGACGTGATCTGCGTGTACGTCGCGATCGGCCAGCGCGCGAGCGCGGTGCGCCGCGTGATCGACGCGGTGCGCCGCTACGGCGCGCCCGAGCGCTGCGTCTTCGTCGTCGCGCCGGCCGCGTGCGCGCCGGGGCTGCAGTGGATCGCGCCGTTCGCGGGCTTCTCGATCGCCGAATATTTCCGCGACCGCGGCCAACACGCGCTCGTCGTCGTCGATGACCTGACAAAGCATGCGGCGACGCACCG is a genomic window of Burkholderia mallei ATCC 23344 containing:
- a CDS encoding F0F1 ATP synthase subunit C, giving the protein MNNLIEVVSIAAAALAVSFGAIGPALAEGRAVGAAMDAIARQPDASGTVSRTLFVGLAMIETMAIYCLVVALLLLFANPFVK
- a CDS encoding ATP synthase F0 subunit B; translation: MRIDWSTLALQTVNVVVLVWLLSRFLFRPVSDIIAKRQAAARKLIDDASRERDAAHAERERARAERASLAAARDDALKDALAQAAAERERLIAAARADAQALRDAARAQADADAVQRAKALDARATRLAIDIAAKLLARLPDSARVAGFVDGVAASLARLPADVRASLADEDAQVRLVAPRALTAQEAAACRAAFAASVGRPLEPDVRVDPALIAGLELESKYANVRNSLRQDLATIEAALLNEDDADA